One Pelmatolapia mariae isolate MD_Pm_ZW linkage group LG1, Pm_UMD_F_2, whole genome shotgun sequence genomic window, AAAGAAGACTCCCCGCCGGCAGTAGAAAGGACAGGCACTGAGTCGAGCTGGGTCCGAGGTTCAGGTGGAATTGGGGTCGAAGAGAGACGTCTTTCCTCTGCAGGATCTCAGCTGCCTCATATTCGTATGTGGAAATTGCTGAAGACACAAAACAAGCAGATGTTGGTGACTTCTAGGACTGACTGAATCATCATTAACTGTTTGAACCTCTCAGGCTGTAACTGGATGAAACTGTAAAATTTAGCCTCGTTGTATCAACTGCAGGATGGTAATGGTACATCTCAGTTGCTGTCAGGAGTCTATTTTTACTCTTTAAATTAAAACTCTGACAATTATCTTTGCATGTAATGTTTCATAGGATTCACCTCCAGGGCAGAGCGACTGGAAAGCATCCTCAAGGACTCTGAaatcaacaacagctgcctcGAAGTACTTTATAATGTCGGGTAAATACCCCacagtgctacagagaaaacatCCACAATTAGacgaccccctttgagcaagtacttggcgacagtgggaaggaaaaaatcccttttgacaggaagaaacctcttgCAGAACCGGGCTCAGGGAGGGCCGGCCTGTTGGGGGTCCACAGCAGGTGCTGCAGAGTCTGTTTTCATGGGGACTGTGAAGCGTAGTGAGCTGAGGTGTAAAGCAGACATAAATGACTGGACGGGTGTAAACACTGCTATCTGTACGCCGCACCTTGCAGAAGCGCGTTCACGCTGACGTTTATGACAGTCGAGCCGCTCGGCTTTGTGACGTCAGATTAACTGGCCGACCGTAACCAGGGTGACGCGGGAGGTGATGTACCTGCTAGTAAACATAATGGCTTTCCAGCTTTCTCTTTTTACAGTTTAACTGCTTCTGTTGCCATAGTAACACCAACCCTGGAGCCCAGTTTCCAGCTATTATCTCTGAGCGGCGGTCCAGTGTGATAGACAGATTAATGACTGAACTCAATGACTTGATAAAtgcaccctcctcctcctcactctaCTCTTCTTCCTCTTGTCTCTCCCTTCACCCCTCCTCTGTGCTCGCTGTGCTCGCTGTGGGACACTGTGATGGATTGCCAGCAGTAAAACTCATGGGTTTTATCTCTACAGCTTTatgcagagcagcagaagactcaGCAGCCTGAGTGAGAAACACTCAGAGCCAGGATCAGGACCTGGATCACAACCATCCTCTGTCCTTTCAGGAGACATCCTGCCGAAGCTCCTTATTGATTTGATGCTGTCCCTTCATGCAGCCCCTCAGTTCAGCCTCAATCGTGAAACAACTGATGTGTGTTGAGCAGCAGATCAAACAAGAACTATAAATGGCTTCCAGCGCACATTCAGGCCTGTAAGACTCATTTAGTAAGTTTGACACCGCTGCATTAGTGGGAGGAACATACTGAGCCGCAGCACAGGTTGTAAGGCTGACTGTGATTTAAAAGGCTAAAATAGTGTGTGCTTTTGTGGTGGATGGATGAAAACTGTTGATAACCCTGCAGATCATCGTGTTTTAGTGATACTGCCAGCAGAACAGAAGAAAACTGACCCTAAAGCACATTTTCCTCCAAAAAATGCTGCTTCAAGAGCAGAGAGCACGGAGCTGATGTGTTATGTGACATTATTGTGATGAGCTGGCAACAGCACCCCATGACAGCATGGAGGGGAAATATAAGAAACAGTCAGACAACAGTCTGAGCAGCAAAAAACACTTTGGACCGATTCCAAACACAGAAATTAAGGATTAAAAAACAGACCCAGGATTTACCAATCACATACTTTTCTAACTTTGCGCTGTCACTGTGGAGGTTTGTAGGAGAGGAGCAGCCACGTCTCTGccttactttaaaaaatgaacacataACAGAAGAGATGACGGTACCTCAGAAAGTCAGGAGCCTTGGAGATCATGTTCTCAAAGTCGGCGAATGAGAGCTTGTTGTCTCCGTCGAGGTCGGCCTCCTCGATGGCTTTGTCACACACCAGCGTGACCTCCTGGGGCGTCAGCTCCCCTTTGGTCAGCTTGTTCAGGGTCTTCTCCAGGTCCTCCTTACAGATGAAGTTGTCCCTGTTAAAGTCTGGACCAGATCCCCAACGAGACGACTCAGTACAGAGCTGCCACAAAAACCTAAACTTATTCTACTAATAATCTCCATGTAATCAACAGTAATAACTGCAAATAATGAAATCATTTTGtaaactatacatttttttagactttatttagatttttcatatattatttttgagaccatttaaatctatttagacatttaatgttaatttagtgacatttaattaatatttagaAGAATAATTTTTGgactaataataattatttaattttttttattatttgaatgaTAATTCTTTTATTCACATATTTTGGGccatttcatttacatttaggagagatttacattttagtttattttaatatttttcagaAATTATAATAATCATTTTGCAGGAACTAATAATTTTATCTTAATTATATACTTACAAAgttgaaataattaattaaaataatcttttaTATAAACATGctatttttgtttaaatcagACTAAATCAGGAAAACAGCACTTATTCTGTGAGACCATAAGGCTGAAGCGAGTACTCGCCGAGGCACATTGCTGCCACAGGTGTGTCATCTCAGACCCAACCCGAGCTTCTCCACCTGAAGGCACACGTTACCGTATATCTTGAAGGCGTAAATGGTCTTGAGCTCTCTGGGTGAAGCTTCGCAGAGGGCAGAAAACATATCGATGAAGTCGTTGAAGCTCAGGTTCCCCTGTCCGTCCTCGGAGAACGTCTCCACGATTCTCTCTCTAAACGGGTTTTCCTGTCAGCACAGACACAAAACATCACACAGTTGAACATAACAGCCAACAAAAACCGGGATGTGagacacatttgttttaaagtcTTGCATCAGCCAGCAGAATTTTGACCGGTACATGCTGTACCTTCAGTTCAGGCATGGTGATGATGAGCGTCATAGGGACTTTGATGTCGGGGTTGTTGGTGTAGTCCAGCGGCACTAAATGTGGCGCCAGCTCACGATATCGAGCGTGTAACCTGCAGCACATTAGAGCAAAGTCAGCAGTTTACACAGGAGTCTAATACATTCACTTTAATAACACTTTATATTCAGGATCCCAAATTTCAGACTGatgagagaaaagcaacaagttTCCATCAGTCAGTCAGTGAGGCAAAGCCTTACTAACAAAATGATGCAACCTTAAGATAAAAGCTGCTGGAACAAGGAAGGAGAATCTGAAACACGCCAAAACCTCTCAAACATCGACGCCGTCCGTCTGTAGCTGTAAAGTGTTTGTCTGAGCGACCCCAATCTGCTCATTTCCACCTCTAGAGTTTCAGTCTTGACCTTTATTTATCCCACCCTGGGACTGTTTCTTGAAGCCCCCCCATGCcattttcttctgattggtcaACTCGCAGAAGCCTGCTGAAGGGCAGCATCCAGTCTTTTTGAGCTATACTGGCTGCATGTTGAGTATTTTGTGCCTGCACCAAATGATGGAATCAAAGCATTCAGAGCAATCTGAAGTTTGAGCgtttggctcacagggatttCCTTTAGATAAGTTGGCACTAATTTTTTTCCCAGCATTTTTGTTTCTTCACAACGTTATGACTACACGAGATCTTTCCAGTGCTGAAAAACTCATTTAAGCtctgtttaaaaaatgcaaCCCAAATCCACTTTAAGCCCACTCTAAGTGTCACAATCTGAAGCTAAAATGTGGTTTTTGTTTGGTAAAATTCTTCCTGTAACCTTTTCTGAGCATTAGTATCATCCACTTTGATGTAGAGGAACAGAAATACCATCTGTACCATGGATGTTTGATCTGTTTCTAATTACTTATTGGAGATGCATTTTGAGTAAACTTTGAAGGGTCGTATCACCATGCAGGACAGGTGTGTGAAGCATATAAAGCGTGTCCTTTTATGCTTCGTTAAAATGAGTCAATGAGCTATTAAAATATACTCCAAGCGCGCTGCGTTCAGTGTGAATTTAGTAGATCTCAGTACAGtaaagccaaacatcgaaacCATTGTGTAAACACATCGCGCCTACAATACACAGCAGGAAAAATAGCCGAGCAGCAGTCGTTCCTCTCCCTCAGTGAGTGATGAAGGTGTAgattcaaaaagaaaagaagaccaGCAGACTTTCGCCGTGCGCCACACTCACCGCAGGATTTCCTTCCGGGTGAAGAAggtgcagtcctgggaacaaACAGAGAGACGAAGAAAGTGAGTCAGAGCGGCCAGTCCTCAGGGAGGATCTGCTTTCACCATCAGTCAGcatcttcaccaccaccaccatcatcatcatcatccagtgCAGCAGGATGCAGAGCCAATCAGCAGCAGGACGCAGATCTGATGTGGTCTGCGTTCTGCTGAGCTATGAAGGCAGACACCTTTCCACCTTTCACGCCTCGCTGAAGGACATCCAGCTGTCCGCCTCCATCCTGCCCCCCCTCACCTGATACGCCTCCAGCTGTTCCTCGGTGAAGGTTGTCTGCTTGTTGCCCATCCTGGCCAGCGGATCCTCCCATCACACAGCTGCATCACACTCTGAGCTGGCTTTGCATCCGGCAGCAGGTCTGCGCACAGCCGGGACATCCACTCTCCTGATCCGGGTCTCAGTCTGcgagcctgctgctgctgctgctgctgctgctgctgctgctgctggtcccAACGCGGAGGAAAACAGGATTGTGACGCCTCagaggacaggaggaggaggtgcagGCATCACAGTGCTGCTTTCAGCTGCTGCTTGGAAAACCATGAACTGTAAATGCAGGAAGAAATTCTGGAATTACATCATTAGATTAGTCTGTTAGATGACTTTATGagaatttgtttgtttattttttgtgcattttgtttctttttatgtcaaataaattacattttataacTTTACATCcatctttctttatttcaatcAGACATTTCTTCGATTTGCTTTCCAGCTTGGGTTCAAATCAGCGTAAAAGTTGTAAAACCCTTTTTTTCCAACTGATTTGTCGTGTAttgtttgtttcctttccttttatAATAAAGTTAtactaaaataaatacagatatttatgtttgcagattttctttctcatttcaGATATCCTTCCCACCATTCAGACACAGGATATTGGCATGTGTCATGTCATCGTTAACTGTTCGTCTTGATTGAAAGCTCTGATCCCGTGAAGAGGAATGTTAGACTGGCTGTTCTGTGCCATCAGATCCTGGACATCATTTGAACACTAAGCCACAGCTCTAGAGCTTAGAGCCACAGGTTCGAAGCTCACAGTAAACAAAGTAAAGTCAATAACAACAGTGCACACGCATGAGTCTGAGTGTTTTTTAACATGCAGGTCTAGAGATTAAAGCTCTGACAGTGGACATCAAGTGTTGGGTAGATGAACTGATGAAGCAGAGCAGTGGCTCTTTTCCAAAATataaacatcaatcaaaaagcTACTCACACACCAGGGAGTAAGTAATGTACACAGATGTATTTTTCAAATGACATAAATAGAATTAATTCTCTTGTTTCACACAAATGTACATTTTGTCCAATAAAcaagtaaagaaataaaactaagtgagcaacaaaaaaagagatatAATAAATAGGCATGTCAACCACTAAAAAAAAccagcaaattaaaaaaacaaaaaagaagtgaaCAATCTTTTAATATGTTCTAATCACGGTGATGACTGGAGAGTAGCGCCTTTTTTGCCTTGTTTGTGCAGATTCGGATTTTCCTAACTGCTCCTGAAGGCAGCACTAATTCTGATGGTGGTGCAGCAGGTGGCGCCAAAAACAGCCTGTGGCCAATGACTCGTACATCCACAAAGATCTCTCGGAGTGAGTCATCTCGCTCACAGACGATCTCGGAGAGCTCTTCCTCAGCAGAATGGCAGGCAACGCGTGGAGGTCACTGGTAAGAAGCACCGTGTTTATTCCCGGTTTTAGACCACCAAAGCTCTGTGTGTTACAGATGAAcggggctgtgtgtgtgtgcgctgaaGCTTGTGTTTGTCACTTTGTGTGTCTTTACGCGCTCTCAGCGTGTTTTTCGGGCTGATGTACCTTGGTTAGCTCTTAGCCAGGAACCCACGTCCTTCACGTGAACGGAAGCTTCAGGAGCTTTCCCCTCGTCTCACCTGTCTCATACAACTTTGACTTTCTTCACATATTCCCCTCCGCCAACCTCAATCTGGTTACCTTGACAACACGTCGGCCTGTCcagctctttctgctctttagTTCTCTGTGATCTCTAAATCCATATTAGAGTGATGAGAGACCAACATCAGGCTCCGTTTAAATTTGCACGAATTTAAGCTCAGTTTAGAATTTAGATGGAATCATTAAATCGTAGAAGTTAGTTGAAAAATTTGACGAAAAGTGGATATCCTCTGATAACTTCGGCATACATGAAATTCAACATGTAGCTAGTTCTTGGTAGACTCTAACTAGGTGTGGCTGCTGAGAAATGGTTGCTTTAACTAATGCGGAGACGAACACCAGACTCCCTTTTTAAATAGAGCAATTTACCTTAAACTTGTTCTATGATTAAATTCCAGGTCCCGTTTTAACTGACGGAAAATATGTCAAATAATTTGAGGCTCCTGAGATAAATTCGGCATTTTAAAAAGTCACCGTAATGTAATTGGTAGTAAAAAATGTGAGAGATATACTACGTTATCCAAAAATAAGCAACAACAGCATACAAAGGAACTACAAAACAGAACAGCGGAAATGATGGTAATAATTTTCTCCCTTCTTGTAATTTGTTACTAACTGATGCTTGAAATTAACCATAGAACTTAAAGTTTGTACACATAAGCTCCTCaggtcatttttaaatgttataatataaattattagGAGTGTTTCCAGCCTCAGCAGCAAATAATCAAGGTGATtctttacagttttgttttacACATCAACAGCAAGTGTTTTCCAACAACTGAACACAGACTAACCATCATGATCAGGTTATTTTTGAGCTGCTttagtgtgttttgtgttgagTTGACCTTTACGTCGTCTCTTCCAGCTGACCCAGGCAGTGGGGGTGGCGGTCAGAAAACCGGCAATGGCTTCAGCCTCCTTTTCAAGAGGGGTGAGTAGCTCCACCTCTGCCTTCCTGGGATGCAATCAAAGAGATGCTTTTCGCTTCACAACTCCCAGAAAATCCATTTATAAATAACAGGAAATGTGTTTACATGAAAGCAGAGACCTTGATCTCGGCTGGACTGTGATCTGCTCCAGCTGTCTGAGTTGTGTCTctttgtctctgcaggtgaagACAGTCACCATGATTCCCGGTGATGGAATCGGTCCAGAGATCTCCGCTGCTGTCATGAAGATCTTTGAAGCAGCAAAGGCAAGTTTGATCAGACTTTAGAGGCCAAATCTGGAAAATGATCTCACCTGAGCCCTCTCAGAGTCAGCGGATTTTTGGAACAGTAACTTTAACGGAACTTTAATCCTCTACCGTACTGGAATGGTAGAGGATTTTAACAAAtctttagtgtgttttttaGCCCTGAAAATTTCATGTGATATCACCTTTTCTTATAAAGTTATGTGGGCTCAACATGCTGGAAAGAAATAATTACAAAGCGCTACTGGCTATTCTAAGAGGGTCAGGTGGGAGGCACTGATTGGTTTTGGATCAGTTTCTAAATAAAACTTTCCTCTGAAGGCTCCAATCACGTGGGAGGAGAGGAATGTGACTGCGATAAAGGGACCCGGCGGCAGATGGATGATTCCTCCTGACGCCAAAGAGTCCATGGACCGGAGCAAGATCGGTCTGAAAGGTGTGCACATGTCCGTTAACTTTAGACAGATTTCCTGGAAGCTTCCTGCTCGTCAgcgttttttgtatttttttctccatcagGACCCCTGAAGACACCCATCGCTGCAGGTCACCCCTCCATGAACCTGCTGCTCAGGaagacctttgacctttacgCAAACGTGAGGCCCTGTGTCTCCATCGAGGGCTACAAGACTCCATACACCGATGTCAACCTGGTCACCATCCGGGAGAACACGGAGGGCGAGTACAGCGGCATTGAACACATGGTGAGTGAACGGAGGCCAAGTGTGCGCCAGCTCAAAGCTGAGAGGGTTACAGCGGGCTGTCCTGAGTAATCCTGACAGGTGTGTGAAAGCAGCCGTCACAGGTGATGCACAAACTGCAGACAGAgaggtttttttctgtatttaaacaaaaataatcacCAATGAGCAAATGTGTGCGGGAATCTGTCACAGTGACTGTTGTCCAGTTCTTTAGCGTGTGAGTCAGGATGCTGCTGGAAGCTGTTAGCAGGTGTTGTTACCTGTGTTGACTGGTTGGTCTACCTGCCTCCTCACCTGTTCCCTGCAGGTCAGCTAGCAGCTGCAGGCAGGATGCTCTGCTCCTGTTCGTCTCTCCTGGTAAGAAGGAGGAAGCGGCGCCAGAGTCGTATTCACAGAGCACCTCGTTCCACCTCTGAAAGATTCACTTTCATCCCAAAGACACAAACTAAGGACCTGAGACTGTTTCACTTTCTGCACACTGTGCTGCAGACATAATGAGCATGCTAACTATCATCctgcactgagcagctccctcctTCAGACTGTGGATCCAGGTCTTTAATTCTCTGGACTCCTGATTGGACAGTTTCTTATGCTGATTAGATCCTTTGATATTTGTTATTAACTCAAGTTTAAAGCACAATCCTCTGGACCTTCAAATATTTCTGCTTCGTTTCAGCCTGTTCTGCTCTCCTTCACCTTTGTAAACATTTGGGTATAGACACACCATAGACACGTGAATGGAAAGCACAGCTTGCTGAAATAAAGCGGAATGGTCCTTTAAATCTTCTTGGTGCTTCTGGATGTTTTGTGAATACGGCAGAACCACTGCCAGCTTCCTGAAGCTCACCTGTTCACCCACACATTCCCGACGTGGATCCGTCTGCATTCACACTGTCAGCTCAGATCTGGAGACGGTGTTAGCACGAAGCCTGGCAGCAGGGAGAACCTGCTGGCGTGAACGCTGATGTCCGTGTTCAAAGA contains:
- the LOC134623939 gene encoding calcium and integrin-binding family member 2-like — encoded protein: MGNKQTTFTEEQLEAYQDCTFFTRKEILRLHARYRELAPHLVPLDYTNNPDIKVPMTLIITMPELKENPFRERIVETFSEDGQGNLSFNDFIDMFSALCEASPRELKTIYAFKIYDFNRDNFICKEDLEKTLNKLTKGELTPQEVTLVCDKAIEEADLDGDNKLSFADFENMISKAPDFLSNFHIRI